CGAGGCCGGGCAGGGCGATGCGCACGAGCTGCGGCAGGATGATGAGGCGCATGGTGCGGCCGCGATGCAAGCCAAGGGCGTCACCGGCTTCGTATTGTCCATGCGGGATGGCCTTGAAAGCCGACAGCAGCACCTCCGAGCAATAGGCGGAGAAGACGACGCCGAGTGCGATCATGCCGGCGAAGAAGGCATTGATCTCGACCGGACCGTTGTAGCCGAGCGATGCCAGCAGTTGTTGAACGAGGATCTGCAAGCCGTAATAGACGATGAAGAGCGTCAGCAGTTCGGGCAGGCCGCGGAAGATCGTCGTGTAAATGTTCGACGCGAGCCGAACTGTGCGCTCTTCGGACTGTTTGCCGAGCGCGATGAAGAAGCCGATCAACAGGCCGACGGGCAGCGTTGCGATGGCAAGGCTCGCGGTAATGACGAAGCCGTGGGCGATATCGTCACCCCATCCGGTGTCGCCGCAGGCGAGAAGCGTGCCAGGTGCGAGCCAGGTAAAGACCCCGACCGGGCCGCAGAATGGATCGACGATCGATCCGATCCAGGAGAGGATGGAATAGAAGCCGGCAAACAACCCGCTCATGTCAGAGATTTCCCCTTTTGCGCTGTTTTTATGCGTATCGATCGCGCTTTGTTTTAGGCACTTGTCAAACAAAAACGGCGGAAGGGCAAGCCATCCGCCGTTGCAATTTTCGCATCAACCGACGTTTTTCCGGCATGATTCACTAGGAAATCGCACCGGAAACAGTCAATCAGCTGCCGTAAACGTCGAATGGGAAGTACTTTTCGTTGATTTCCTTGTACTTGCCGTTGGCGCGGATCGCTTCGATCGCCTTGTTGAACTTCTCGCGCAGCGCATCGTCGCCCTTGCGGACCGCGATACCGGCGCCGTCGCCGTTGATGACGGGGTCGATCGGCAGGGTGCCGAGCAGCTTGCAGCAGGCGCCGTCAGCAGTCTTCAGCCATTCCGAGAGCACGACGACGTCGTCGATGACCGCATCGATACGGCCGTTGGCGATGTCGAGCTTGTACTCGTCAGCCGTCGGATAGAGCTTGATTTCGGCACCCTTCATATGCGCTTCGGCATAGTTGGAATGGGTGGTCGAGCCTTGCGCGCCGAGCGCCTTGCCCTGAAGGGCGGCTGCGGTTGCCTCGGTGATCGGCGAATCCTTCGGCACGACGATTGCCGGCGGGGTGTTGTAGTACTTGTTGGTGAAGTCGACCTTTTCCTTGCGCTCGGCGGTGATCGACATGGACGCGATGATGGCGTCGAACTTCTTGGCGATGAGCGCCGGAATGATGCCGTCCCAGTCCTGCGTCACGAAAGTGCACTCGGCCTTCATTTCCACGCACAGCGCCTTGGCGATGTCGATGTCGAAGCCCGTCAGCGTGCCGTCCGCTTCCAGGTTGTTGAAGGGCGGGTAGGCGCCTTCCGTGCCGATCACGACCTTTTCGCCGTCGGCCATGGCCGAGCCTGCCATGAGCACGAAAACGGCAGCCGATGCGGCGGCTGCCAGCCGCTTGGAAATACGCATGATAGTCCTCTCTGTTGGTCGACATCCGGCATTGTTGTTTTTCGCGGATGCCAATTTCAGCCGGGGCGTCTGCCGCCGGTTGTGGCGATATTCGTACTCTTTTCCACTAAAAATCAACAGGAAAGCGAAGGCGCTCAACGGGAATCGGAATTCGACCGATGATTGTGCTTTTCAGCGTCGGAGAAACACGAACAAGGCGTTCAGCGGCGGTTAATCTTGCCTCCGCTAGCCCTTGTCAAGGAACCGGTTCGCGGTTTGGGCGTTGCATTGGACCGCGCGTCTCGCGGCCAACACAAAAAAGCCGAAACCTTGGGTCAAGGCCCCGTAAGTATTCGTGTTCGTATTCCCTTCGTCAGCGTGTCATGGGTTGACGAGAGGATGCGGGCCAGGACCTCCCAGGAAGAGGAAGGAAGACAAAATGTCGATTCGATCCAAGCTGTTTGCGACCGTCGCGCTGCCGGTGCTGTCGGTGTCCGTGGCGGTTCCGCCTGCCGTGGCCGACAGCCTGATGAAGCCATTCGAGGTTGCACAGGAGGGCGGTGGCCAATCCGACCAGGAACTGCTGCTGCAGCAACAGCGCCAGGCGGAAGAAGAAGCTGCGCGCCAGGCTGCCGAACAGCAGCGCGCCGCTGAAGAAGAGGCCGCGCGCCAAGCCGCCGAGCAGCAGCAGCGTGCTGCCGAGGAAGAGGCAGCGCGCCAGGCGGCCGAACAGCAGCGTGCCGCTGAGGAAGAAGCTGCGCGCCAGGCTGCCGAACAGCAGAAGGCTGCCGAGGAAGAGGCTGCCCGTCAGGCCGCCGAACAGCAGAAGGCCGCTGAGGAAGAAGCTGCGCGCCAGGCCGCCGAACAGCAGAAGGCCGCTGAGGAAGAAGCTGCCCGTCAGGCCGCCGAGCAGCAGAAGGCTGCTGAGGAACAGAAGGCTGCTGACGAGCAGAAGGCTGCCGAAGAGCAGAAGGCTGCCGAAGAGCAGAAGGCTGCTGACGAACAGAAGGCTGCCGAAGAGCAGAAGGCTGCTGAAGAGCAGAAGGCTGCTGAAGAGCAGAAGGCTGCTGAAGAGCAGAAGGCTGCTGAAGAGCAGAAGGCTGCTGAAGAGCA
The nucleotide sequence above comes from Ensifer sp. PDNC004. Encoded proteins:
- a CDS encoding ABC transporter permease — translated: MSGLFAGFYSILSWIGSIVDPFCGPVGVFTWLAPGTLLACGDTGWGDDIAHGFVITASLAIATLPVGLLIGFFIALGKQSEERTVRLASNIYTTIFRGLPELLTLFIVYYGLQILVQQLLASLGYNGPVEINAFFAGMIALGVVFSAYCSEVLLSAFKAIPHGQYEAGDALGLHRGRTMRLIILPQLVRIALPGLGNLWMALLKDTALVSVVGLTDILRQTGIAARVTKQAFEFYGVACVLFLILAMISSIVFSYIERRTKRAEMGR
- a CDS encoding ABC transporter substrate-binding protein; this translates as MRISKRLAAAASAAVFVLMAGSAMADGEKVVIGTEGAYPPFNNLEADGTLTGFDIDIAKALCVEMKAECTFVTQDWDGIIPALIAKKFDAIIASMSITAERKEKVDFTNKYYNTPPAIVVPKDSPITEATAAALQGKALGAQGSTTHSNYAEAHMKGAEIKLYPTADEYKLDIANGRIDAVIDDVVVLSEWLKTADGACCKLLGTLPIDPVINGDGAGIAVRKGDDALREKFNKAIEAIRANGKYKEINEKYFPFDVYGS